The following are encoded in a window of Alkalibaculum bacchi genomic DNA:
- a CDS encoding 4Fe-4S double cluster binding domain-containing protein, producing MNGHDLKEFMKELGISHVGFSDVEKVVPSNWSRYHYAISLVVQLSNGIIDDIIDEPTDTYFSHYRSVNYHLNEVMLKTTIALQNCGFGAIPIPASQSLHNKSYYGAFPHKTAATLAGLGWIGKSALFIHHQYGPRVRLGTILTDMELPVGTPVTESSCGNCKICVNSCPAMAIQGQNWIQGMERKELYDAHGCSTHMKEHYQHIGRGSVCGICIKTCPVGR from the coding sequence ATGAACGGTCATGATTTAAAAGAATTTATGAAAGAATTGGGAATAAGCCACGTGGGGTTTAGTGATGTGGAGAAAGTAGTACCCTCAAATTGGTCAAGATATCATTATGCGATTTCTCTAGTGGTTCAGTTATCCAATGGAATTATTGATGATATTATAGATGAGCCAACAGATACATATTTTTCTCACTATCGCAGTGTAAATTATCATCTCAATGAAGTGATGTTAAAGACGACCATTGCTCTTCAAAATTGCGGGTTTGGTGCAATACCTATCCCGGCATCTCAATCATTACACAACAAATCTTATTATGGAGCCTTTCCTCATAAGACTGCAGCAACTCTTGCAGGTCTGGGGTGGATTGGCAAGAGTGCCTTATTTATTCATCATCAATATGGTCCCAGAGTTCGATTAGGAACCATACTAACAGATATGGAATTGCCAGTAGGCACTCCTGTTACAGAATCTTCTTGTGGTAATTGTAAAATCTGTGTGAATTCCTGCCCTGCTATGGCTATTCAAGGACAAAATTGGATCCAAGGTATGGAGAGAAAAGAATTATATGATGCTCATGGCTGTAGCACTCATATGAAGGAACATTACCAACATATAGGTCGAGGCTCTGTTTGTGGTATTTGCATTAAAACGTGTCCTGTAGGAAGATGA
- a CDS encoding cold-shock protein: MNGTVKWFNSDKGYGFITGEDGKDVFAHFSQINSDGFRTLEEGQKVSFEITQGPKGPQAENISVL, translated from the coding sequence ATGAATGGTACAGTAAAATGGTTTAACTCAGACAAAGGTTATGGATTTATTACAGGAGAGGATGGAAAAGACGTTTTCGCACATTTCTCTCAAATTAATTCAGACGGATTCAGAACTTTAGAAGAAGGTCAAAAAGTGAGCTTTGAAATCACTCAAGGTCCTAAAGGTCCTCAAGCTGAAAATATTTCAGTTCTTTAA
- a CDS encoding cobalamin B12-binding domain-containing protein produces MIDLKSLTQAVGDLDEEVVLDTIKEFVATNPSEDEGQAAVAACQDGMAIVGDLFEQGEYFVGDLIFAGELLTEAINALKPVIGNGITSKAGSIVLGTVHGDLHDIGKNIFKSMAEAAGFEVYDLGIDQPVEAFVEKVKEVKPNIVGMSGVLTLALESMKDTVDALKEAGVRDDVKIIIGGNPVTKEACDHIGSDAFTTNAAEGIKISQKWIS; encoded by the coding sequence ATGATTGATTTGAAATCGTTGACACAAGCTGTAGGAGATCTGGATGAAGAAGTGGTATTAGATACGATTAAAGAATTTGTTGCTACTAATCCAAGTGAAGATGAAGGACAAGCAGCTGTTGCAGCTTGCCAAGATGGTATGGCAATCGTTGGGGATTTATTCGAACAAGGCGAATATTTTGTAGGAGACTTGATATTTGCTGGAGAATTATTAACTGAAGCAATCAATGCCTTAAAACCAGTAATCGGAAACGGAATTACTTCTAAAGCTGGAAGTATCGTACTAGGAACAGTACATGGTGACTTACATGATATCGGTAAAAACATCTTTAAGAGCATGGCTGAAGCAGCAGGATTTGAAGTATACGATTTAGGTATTGATCAACCAGTGGAAGCTTTTGTAGAAAAAGTCAAAGAAGTAAAACCAAATATCGTTGGTATGAGCGGCGTACTTACACTAGCTCTTGAATCTATGAAAGATACAGTGGATGCATTAAAAGAAGCTGGTGTTAGAGATGATGTTAAGATTATCATCGGTGGAAACCCAGTAACAAAAGAAGCTTGCGATCATATCGGATCTGACGCATTTACTACAAATGCAGCAGAAGGTATTAAAATATCTCAAAAATGGATTTCATAA
- a CDS encoding ribonuclease Z, with protein sequence MITLKILGCGGGMPMINRFLSSTLIHYQGKKILLDCGEGTQVAMRNNKTGFKNIDIICITHLHGDHIFGLPGLLSTMGNSGRTLPVTIIGCIGIRDAVKGLLSTIAYLPFELIIIENPKNPLSITHSSHRLVVEEYSIVNEAEIILNILELDHSSSCMGFRFDIIRKAQFNPEKAIALNIPKQFWSTLQKGQTVSYDNKVYEPNMVLENKRKGLKISYITDTRPIEAISDFIKGSTLFICEGTYGDDADLKKAIKNKHMTFSEAAGLAKSGEVKELLLTHFSTAIENAEIYKSFADDVFENTVIAYDGFVKKLSYKH encoded by the coding sequence ATGATTACATTGAAGATATTAGGATGTGGTGGAGGAATGCCTATGATAAATAGATTTTTATCTTCCACCTTAATACATTACCAAGGTAAAAAAATACTTTTAGACTGTGGTGAAGGTACTCAAGTAGCTATGAGGAATAACAAGACAGGTTTTAAGAATATCGATATAATATGTATCACTCATCTCCATGGTGATCATATATTTGGTTTACCAGGTTTATTATCAACTATGGGAAATAGCGGCAGAACTTTACCTGTAACTATAATAGGGTGTATAGGAATTAGAGATGCAGTGAAAGGGCTGCTTAGTACAATAGCATATCTACCCTTTGAATTAATAATAATTGAAAATCCTAAAAATCCATTATCTATCACTCATTCATCTCATAGACTGGTGGTCGAAGAGTATTCCATAGTTAATGAAGCAGAAATCATTTTAAATATATTAGAACTAGATCATTCTTCATCCTGCATGGGATTTAGATTTGACATTATAAGAAAAGCTCAATTTAACCCAGAAAAAGCCATAGCTCTTAATATACCTAAACAATTTTGGTCAACACTACAAAAGGGACAGACTGTATCTTATGATAATAAAGTTTATGAGCCAAACATGGTATTAGAGAATAAAAGAAAAGGATTAAAAATTTCCTATATAACGGACACTCGTCCTATTGAAGCAATTTCAGATTTTATTAAAGGTAGTACATTATTTATTTGTGAAGGTACTTATGGAGATGATGCTGATTTAAAAAAGGCAATAAAAAATAAACATATGACATTTTCAGAAGCAGCAGGACTGGCAAAATCAGGAGAAGTAAAAGAATTGCTTCTAACACATTTCAGCACAGCCATAGAAAATGCAGAAATCTATAAAAGTTTTGCTGACGATGTTTTTGAAAATACTGTAATTGCTTATGATGGTTTTGTAAAGAAGTTAAGCTATAAACACTAG
- a CDS encoding chromate transporter, with amino-acid sequence MVDRIKNHPLWNLFKEIFLISALTFGGGYVIVPLMHRKFVDELKWINEEEMIDILAMSQTSPGVFTVNASIMVGYNLFGLKGSIVAVTAAVLPPLVTVALISTFYTLFSDNIIVRNGLKGAQAVVGAIMINVLINYSGKILRDKYWLPILIMILAFVLDFMLNINTVLIIFLCGVLGTVIQMILLSKKMGGSTKK; translated from the coding sequence ATGGTAGACAGAATAAAAAATCATCCATTGTGGAATCTATTTAAAGAGATTTTTTTAATTAGTGCTCTAACTTTTGGAGGGGGCTATGTTATTGTTCCATTGATGCATAGAAAATTTGTCGACGAATTAAAATGGATTAATGAAGAAGAAATGATTGATATCTTGGCAATGTCTCAGACGAGCCCAGGAGTCTTCACAGTAAATGCTTCTATTATGGTAGGTTATAACTTATTTGGTCTAAAGGGTTCTATTGTGGCAGTGACAGCAGCAGTTCTTCCACCCTTGGTTACAGTAGCCTTAATCTCAACCTTTTATACCCTGTTTAGTGACAATATTATTGTACGCAATGGATTAAAAGGCGCTCAAGCTGTAGTAGGCGCCATTATGATTAATGTACTCATAAATTACTCGGGAAAAATTCTAAGGGATAAGTATTGGCTTCCTATTTTGATTATGATCTTAGCCTTTGTTTTAGATTTTATGTTAAACATTAACACAGTTCTTATTATTTTCCTCTGCGGAGTACTAGGTACGGTAATACAAATGATTTTATTATCTAAGAAGATGGGAGGCTCAACCAAAAAATGA
- a CDS encoding FtsX-like permease family protein, producing MKNTIVKDTLREIKKSFSRFISILAIIAIGVGFFAGIKASGKDMKLTADTYYDEKQLMDIRILSTMGFDEKDIDAIEKTAHDIDVYPSHFLDVYAEKGYVQDTVRVHTLSKSTKINSVQIVQGRMPEKSGECVVESAFLRENLYNIGDTIKLTNEDKDLSDNLVKDEYTIVGTIYSPQYISYERGHSSIGNGSIDYYLMIPEEDVLLDVYTEVYLFSESAQNQSSYSSAYEDKVDQLVKSLEKTAGVREEGRYNEILSEAQSKLDDAKGELQDGRKELEDGIKKANKKFGDAQKKIDDGLETLKNQENSFWSQINSAQKEIDAGLEELSLGQKAYEEGLIQYNQSVKEIEANIKSLNENKDNLPLEEYEAALGQYQGALALLQAKGEELSLSKEQIDAGKGSLNQGQKELDAQKTKGISEINKGKAELAKAQETLKNEKNKFTKEIDKANKELEDGQKEIDDAQKEISDIEKPIWYVNTRADNPGYTEFGQNADRIDAIAKVFPVFFLLVAALVSLTTMTRMVEEQRMQIGTLKALGYSKGSIVSKYFFYANLASLVGSILGLTVGFRLFPWVIFTAYGIMYDLPSVITPFHMDFALYSILAALICTSLSVYLACYKELLSPPSALMRPKAPKTGKRVLLEQIPILWNRMSFTTKVTVRNLFRYKKRMLMTVIGIAGSTSLILIGFGVKDSISDISKMQFGEISHYEMMTVLKDDADMNEIRKVFQSEKNITNYLPVYTNSTKASSQGTDYPVTIFVPSDENKISEFIHLRTHENHKPIKLDQDGVVITKKLSLLLDLDIGDEILVEDSDNKPLHFEITGIAENYISHYVYMTRDYYEQSFDINITNNVILSNLKDDSENYRNHFSEKLMKFDDIVGVHFTLDNVEIFDDMIVSLNIVVLVLILSASLLAFVVLYNLTNINVNERIREIATLKVLGFYDNEVSAYIYRENIALTLIGILVGSGLGTLLHEFVMQTAETNDLMFGRNITVQSYILSAILTLLFSIIINIAVHFKLKKVHMVESLKSVE from the coding sequence ATGAAAAATACTATAGTAAAAGATACCCTACGTGAGATCAAAAAAAGTTTTAGCCGTTTTATATCCATATTAGCCATTATCGCTATAGGAGTTGGTTTCTTTGCTGGAATTAAAGCTAGTGGCAAAGATATGAAATTAACCGCTGATACTTATTACGACGAAAAACAATTAATGGACATTCGAATCCTTTCTACTATGGGATTTGACGAAAAAGATATAGACGCAATAGAAAAAACTGCTCATGACATAGATGTATATCCATCTCATTTTCTAGATGTATACGCTGAAAAAGGTTACGTGCAAGATACTGTAAGAGTACATACATTATCAAAGTCAACAAAAATCAATAGTGTACAAATCGTCCAAGGACGTATGCCTGAAAAATCTGGAGAGTGTGTTGTAGAATCTGCATTTCTTCGAGAAAACTTATACAATATAGGCGACACGATTAAACTTACAAATGAAGATAAAGATCTTTCTGATAATTTAGTAAAAGATGAGTATACCATCGTAGGAACCATATATAGCCCACAGTATATTTCCTATGAAAGAGGTCATTCGTCAATAGGAAATGGTTCAATAGACTATTATCTTATGATCCCAGAAGAAGATGTTTTGTTAGACGTATATACTGAGGTTTACTTATTCAGCGAATCAGCACAAAATCAATCTAGCTACTCATCTGCTTATGAAGACAAGGTTGACCAATTAGTAAAATCTTTAGAGAAAACCGCTGGTGTTCGAGAAGAAGGAAGATATAACGAAATTCTCTCTGAAGCCCAATCCAAATTAGACGATGCAAAAGGTGAACTACAAGATGGAAGAAAAGAATTAGAGGACGGTATTAAAAAAGCCAATAAGAAATTTGGGGATGCTCAGAAAAAAATTGACGATGGTCTAGAAACCTTAAAAAATCAAGAAAATTCTTTTTGGTCCCAAATTAATAGCGCCCAAAAGGAAATTGATGCAGGTCTTGAGGAGCTTTCTTTAGGACAAAAAGCCTATGAAGAAGGTTTGATTCAGTATAATCAAAGCGTAAAAGAAATAGAAGCAAACATAAAGTCCTTAAATGAAAATAAGGATAATTTGCCCCTTGAAGAATACGAAGCAGCCTTAGGACAGTATCAAGGAGCCTTAGCACTATTACAAGCTAAGGGCGAGGAACTCTCTCTTTCAAAAGAGCAGATAGATGCTGGCAAAGGTAGCCTTAATCAAGGACAAAAAGAACTTGATGCACAAAAAACAAAAGGAATCTCTGAGATTAATAAAGGGAAGGCAGAGCTCGCAAAGGCTCAAGAAACATTAAAGAATGAAAAAAATAAGTTTACAAAAGAAATTGACAAAGCAAACAAAGAATTAGAGGATGGCCAAAAGGAAATTGATGATGCACAAAAGGAGATCTCAGATATCGAAAAGCCAATCTGGTATGTCAATACTAGAGCCGACAACCCGGGTTATACAGAATTTGGTCAAAATGCAGATCGAATTGATGCTATAGCTAAAGTATTTCCTGTCTTCTTTTTGCTCGTTGCAGCTTTAGTAAGCTTAACAACTATGACTAGAATGGTTGAAGAACAACGTATGCAAATAGGGACATTAAAGGCATTAGGTTATAGCAAGGGTTCTATTGTCTCTAAATATTTTTTCTATGCAAATTTAGCTAGTCTTGTAGGAAGTATATTGGGTCTTACAGTAGGATTTCGCCTTTTTCCATGGGTAATCTTTACAGCTTATGGAATTATGTACGATTTACCTTCTGTTATTACACCCTTCCATATGGACTTCGCTCTGTATTCTATTCTAGCTGCTCTTATATGTACTAGCTTGTCTGTCTACTTAGCCTGCTATAAGGAATTGCTTTCGCCACCTTCAGCTCTTATGCGCCCTAAGGCTCCAAAAACTGGAAAGAGAGTACTCCTAGAACAAATACCCATCCTATGGAATCGAATGAGTTTTACTACTAAGGTTACCGTAAGAAATTTATTTCGTTACAAAAAGAGAATGCTTATGACCGTTATTGGCATTGCTGGAAGTACATCTTTAATTTTGATTGGTTTCGGTGTTAAAGATTCCATATCAGATATTTCTAAAATGCAATTTGGAGAGATTTCTCATTACGAAATGATGACGGTACTAAAAGACGATGCAGACATGAATGAAATCCGCAAGGTTTTTCAATCTGAGAAGAACATTACAAATTATTTGCCAGTTTATACGAATAGTACAAAAGCTTCAAGCCAAGGAACAGATTATCCAGTCACCATATTTGTGCCAAGTGATGAAAATAAGATAAGTGAATTTATCCATTTAAGGACACATGAAAACCATAAACCAATCAAACTAGATCAAGATGGTGTAGTTATTACAAAAAAGCTTTCTCTTTTGTTAGACCTTGATATTGGTGATGAAATTCTAGTAGAAGACTCTGATAATAAACCTCTACATTTTGAAATAACTGGTATTGCAGAAAATTATATTTCTCATTATGTCTATATGACCCGTGACTATTACGAGCAGAGCTTTGATATAAATATTACCAACAATGTCATTCTCTCAAATCTAAAAGACGATTCAGAAAACTATAGAAATCATTTTTCTGAAAAGCTCATGAAATTTGATGATATAGTAGGGGTTCATTTTACCCTAGATAATGTAGAAATATTTGATGATATGATCGTAAGCTTAAACATTGTCGTGCTGGTCTTGATCCTATCAGCTAGCTTACTAGCTTTTGTCGTGCTGTACAATCTGACAAATATTAATGTCAATGAACGAATACGAGAAATTGCCACCCTAAAAGTTCTTGGTTTTTACGACAATGAAGTGTCTGCTTATATTTACAGAGAAAATATTGCACTTACTTTGATAGGTATCCTTGTAGGAAGTGGGCTAGGAACTCTTCTTCATGAATTCGTCATGCAAACGGCAGAAACGAATGATTTGATGTTTGGAAGAAACATTACAGTACAAAGTTACATCCTTTCAGCAATCTTGACTTTACTGTTCTCAATCATTATAAATATTGCAGTACACTTTAAGCTAAAGAAAGTACACATGGTAGAATCTTTAAAATCTGTTGAATAA
- a CDS encoding TetR/AcrR family transcriptional regulator, translating to MANKGKSTKKELQDKAFELFENRGYDNVTIDEICTELGLTKGAFYYYFKSKSDLLLKSYRNTEGDLMTFYNNCIHLPADEQLRAIFDWYLNHFRLEDFQNATIMLPIQSDYSGKGHFIPHTTQKIILENILNKGKQKGCFTPTINSSEIGNFIYTYLIGLACLWSYYQKNIDVEMELNNFYYNILLPMLKAPDF from the coding sequence ATGGCTAATAAAGGAAAGAGTACAAAAAAAGAATTGCAAGATAAAGCATTTGAATTGTTTGAAAACAGAGGTTACGACAATGTAACTATAGATGAAATATGTACAGAGCTAGGTTTAACAAAAGGCGCCTTTTATTATTATTTTAAATCAAAGTCTGATTTATTATTAAAAAGCTATCGCAATACAGAAGGTGACTTGATGACTTTTTATAATAATTGTATACATTTACCAGCTGACGAACAACTAAGGGCCATATTTGATTGGTATTTAAATCATTTTAGATTAGAGGATTTTCAAAATGCGACTATTATGCTGCCTATACAATCAGATTATTCGGGCAAAGGTCATTTCATTCCTCACACGACTCAAAAAATCATCCTAGAAAATATCCTAAATAAAGGAAAACAAAAGGGCTGTTTTACCCCTACAATTAACTCAAGCGAAATAGGCAATTTTATCTATACTTATTTAATAGGCTTGGCTTGCCTTTGGAGTTACTATCAAAAGAATATAGATGTTGAAATGGAATTAAATAATTTCTACTACAATATCCTACTGCCAATGCTTAAAGCGCCTGATTTCTAG
- the rlmN gene encoding 23S rRNA (adenine(2503)-C(2))-methyltransferase RlmN: MDKRNIYDLTYSELTYWIIEKGHTKYRASQIWDYLYRKRVFEFKDMVDLKEECLQLLEEHFYIQCLTLYEKQESSDGTIKFLFQLKDGHLIETVMMKYEYGISVCVTSQVGCNMGCSFCASGLLNKERDLSSGEMLEQIMGVQLYLDNKKQDEMVSNVVIMGIGEPFDNFSSIINFIEIILDHKGLAIPGRCITVSTSGIPSKICKFAEINLPVNLAISLHAPNDEMRTKIMKINSTYSIEKLMDSIKYYISNTKRRVTIEYILLKEVNDKKEDALELASLLNEIKDKIYVNLIPYNPVDERSQYNRSEHSSLLSFYDTLKKSNINCKIRHEHGTDIDAACGQLRIKTILGDIHERS; the protein is encoded by the coding sequence ATGGATAAAAGAAATATATACGATTTGACATATAGTGAATTAACTTATTGGATCATAGAGAAAGGTCATACAAAATACAGAGCATCTCAAATTTGGGACTATCTTTATCGCAAGAGAGTTTTTGAATTTAAGGATATGGTAGATCTAAAAGAAGAGTGTTTGCAATTACTCGAAGAACATTTTTATATACAATGTTTAACTTTATATGAAAAGCAGGAATCAAGTGATGGAACTATTAAATTTTTGTTTCAATTAAAAGATGGTCATTTAATTGAAACGGTTATGATGAAATACGAGTATGGTATATCTGTTTGTGTCACTTCCCAAGTAGGTTGTAATATGGGTTGTAGTTTTTGTGCAAGCGGTTTACTGAATAAAGAACGAGATCTTTCTAGTGGTGAAATGCTAGAGCAGATTATGGGGGTACAGCTTTATCTAGACAATAAGAAACAAGATGAAATGGTAAGCAATGTAGTAATCATGGGTATAGGAGAGCCCTTTGACAATTTTTCTAGTATTATAAATTTTATAGAGATTATATTAGACCACAAAGGTCTTGCTATTCCAGGTCGCTGTATTACAGTTTCTACAAGTGGCATTCCAAGTAAAATCTGTAAATTTGCAGAGATCAATTTGCCAGTAAACTTGGCCATATCTCTTCACGCCCCTAATGATGAAATGAGAACAAAAATTATGAAAATCAACTCCACATATTCAATAGAAAAGCTCATGGATTCGATCAAGTATTATATTAGCAATACAAAACGCAGAGTGACTATTGAGTATATCCTACTAAAGGAAGTAAATGATAAAAAAGAAGATGCTCTAGAATTGGCTTCATTGCTAAACGAAATAAAAGATAAAATTTACGTGAATCTAATACCTTATAATCCAGTAGATGAACGCAGCCAATACAATAGAAGTGAGCATTCTTCTCTATTGTCTTTTTATGATACCTTAAAAAAGAGCAATATTAATTGTAAAATACGTCATGAACATGGCACAGATATAGACGCTGCCTGTGGACAATTGAGAATAAAAACAATATTAGGTGATATACATGAACGGTCATGA
- a CDS encoding B12-binding domain-containing protein has protein sequence MKTIGVKNNECIVDYDELSKVVGNLDKDQIIHICQGFVNGDLDDDMKEVFIKAMKDGVDRVTKRFECGEYNIKDIIFMRDILDKVMKMIEVAMYRSSF, from the coding sequence ATGAAAACTATAGGGGTAAAAAACAATGAATGTATCGTAGATTATGATGAATTATCAAAAGTTGTAGGAAATTTAGACAAAGATCAAATTATTCATATATGCCAAGGTTTTGTAAATGGCGATTTAGATGACGATATGAAAGAAGTTTTTATAAAAGCTATGAAAGATGGAGTAGACCGTGTAACGAAAAGATTTGAATGCGGAGAATATAATATTAAGGATATTATATTTATGAGAGATATTTTAGATAAAGTGATGAAGATGATTGAAGTGGCCATGTATCGTAGTTCGTTCTAA
- a CDS encoding chromate transporter yields the protein MIYLLLYFEFFKVAIFTFGGGYASLPLIYDAVVQNNAWITAQQYADIIALEGMAPGPMAINVATFVGTLIAGVPGSIIATLGLCTPAMFICIVVARFYLKYKDQNLVQSLLSSLRPTAIGLIAAAAITIFLTGIFNNGDGSIVMENFNIWSVLIFVGGLYLLRRSRINELWLIVMGFGLGVILYPFVS from the coding sequence ATGATTTACCTATTACTATATTTTGAGTTTTTTAAAGTGGCCATTTTCACCTTTGGGGGAGGATACGCTTCTTTACCTTTGATCTACGATGCGGTAGTTCAAAATAATGCTTGGATTACAGCACAGCAATACGCGGACATCATTGCCCTAGAAGGAATGGCACCAGGACCTATGGCAATTAATGTTGCCACCTTTGTAGGTACTTTAATTGCAGGAGTGCCAGGTTCTATTATTGCTACACTAGGTCTGTGTACTCCTGCTATGTTTATATGTATTGTAGTAGCACGTTTTTATTTAAAATATAAAGATCAAAATCTAGTGCAAAGCCTCCTATCTTCCTTAAGACCTACAGCAATAGGCTTAATCGCTGCTGCAGCAATTACTATTTTTTTAACTGGAATCTTTAATAATGGAGATGGAAGTATTGTTATGGAGAACTTTAATATATGGTCTGTTCTCATTTTTGTTGGTGGATTGTATTTACTTCGAAGGAGTAGGATTAATGAACTCTGGCTCATCGTCATGGGATTTGGATTAGGTGTTATTTTGTATCCATTCGTGTCATAA
- a CDS encoding L,D-transpeptidase family protein: MSVDNKKAVNPFNNLVHPSRVKAVLREGAIMRAENVDNSQTVDTVSSGEIVTIQQDRGYLWYQIKKKNGKVGWVPREVLYIPENEPTNRNQLTKEEIEGYIRWKKLDSKTDTLIWVDIDRQLTYVLKKNEDTESWLLERTIICSTGENKSPTKTGIYKIKDRGEWFYSNYFNSGAMYWVRYCGSYLFHSVAMDKDRKITNDTLGKKSSAGCIRMSVNDSKWFYENSPEGSTVFVY, translated from the coding sequence ATGTCTGTAGATAACAAAAAAGCGGTAAATCCTTTTAATAACTTAGTTCATCCCTCGAGAGTAAAGGCTGTTTTACGAGAAGGCGCTATTATGAGGGCGGAAAATGTGGACAACTCTCAGACTGTAGATACTGTCTCTTCAGGAGAAATTGTGACAATACAGCAAGACCGAGGATATCTTTGGTATCAAATCAAAAAAAAGAATGGGAAAGTAGGTTGGGTACCAAGAGAAGTACTATATATCCCAGAAAATGAGCCGACAAATAGAAACCAACTTACTAAAGAAGAAATAGAAGGCTATATCAGATGGAAAAAACTAGATAGCAAAACAGATACTCTTATTTGGGTAGATATTGATCGTCAATTAACTTATGTATTAAAGAAAAACGAAGACACAGAATCGTGGCTATTAGAAAGAACAATTATATGCTCTACTGGAGAGAATAAATCTCCTACAAAAACAGGAATATATAAAATCAAAGATAGGGGAGAGTGGTTCTACTCTAATTATTTTAATAGCGGCGCAATGTATTGGGTTCGCTACTGTGGCTCTTATCTTTTTCATTCTGTAGCCATGGATAAAGATAGAAAGATTACCAATGATACTCTAGGAAAAAAATCATCAGCCGGTTGCATCCGAATGAGCGTAAATGACAGTAAATGGTTCTATGAAAATAGCCCAGAGGGAAGTACAGTCTTTGTGTATTAA